The Natronosporangium hydrolyticum nucleotide sequence CCCGACCAGGTAGTTGATCAGATCCGGCAGCGCGATCGGTTGGGTTCGGGTCCGCACCCACTGCGGCGTCACCAGCGCCGGCAGGTGGTCCACCAGCTGCCGGGTGATCTCCCAGGAGATGCTGCCGTGCCCGACCACCACCGCCGCCCGCAGCGCGGTCACCGGCACCGGGCCGGCCTGCAGAATCCGCTCGACCTCACGGCGGGAGCGCAGATGAGCGGAGAGTTGCTCGTCGTCTGCGCCCAGCCCGCCAAGGTAGATCACCCGCTCTAGGCCGGCATCGCCCGCGGCGGCGGCGAAGGTCCTCGCCCCGGCAGCGTCCCGCGCTTCGAAGTCGGCCGACCCCAACGAGTGCACGAGATAGTAAGCCACCTCGACCCCGCGCAGCGCGGCGTCGAGGCTCGCCCGGTCAGCTACGTCTCCGCGTACCGCGGATCCCGGGCCGGCGTAGCGCTCCGGGTGGCGGGTCATGGCCCGGACGTCGTACCCAGCTCCGACGAGCGCGTCCGCCAGCCGGGAGCCGATGAAGCCCGACGCCCCCGTCACCAGAACAGTCTTTCCCATCACCTCATCCTTACCCACCCGGCGCCCGGAGGTAGCGCACTCCTGCCGCCGGTCCGGGTGGGGCCGGCGCCGCGTCAGCAGCGGAGGCAGCTGATCAGCCGTGGCAGAATCGGCAGGTGCGGATCGGGATGCTGGGACCGTTCGAGGTGCGTGCGGACGACGGCACCCGTGCCGATGTTCCGGGCGCCCGGCTGCGTGGGCTACTGGTCGCGCTCGCGCTCGAGCACGGTCGCACTGTCCCGAGGCCGACGCTGGTGTCCTGGATCTGGGGTGAGAACCCGCCCACTGATGCGGCCAATGCCCTGCAACGTCTGGTTTCTCGGCTCCGGAAGGCGCTGCCGGAAGGGGCGGTGGCGGGGCAGCCGGGCGGCTACCGGTTGCGAGTGTCGCCGGACGACGTCGATGCCGTGCGGTTCGAGCGCCTCCTCGCCCAGGCCCGGGGCGAGGCGGATCCGCGCCGGCTGCGTGAGGCCCTCGCGCTGTGGCGCGGTGCCGCGATGCAGGACGTCGGTTTGCCGCAGAGCCCGGCGTTCGACGCGGCGGTTGCGCGGCTCGAGGCGCTGCGCCTGACCGCACTGGAGGATTGGTTCGACGCGGAGATCAGCCTCGGCCGCGGTCCGGAGCTGGTCGCGGAGCTGACCGACCTGGTGGCCGAGCATCCGCTGCGGGAGCGACTGGTCGCTGCCTTGATGCGGGCGCTGGTCGCCACCGGTCGCGACACCGAGGCGCTGCTCTTGTATGAGCGTACGAGGGAAGTCCTCGCCGACACCCTGGGGGTCGACCCTTCGCCGGAGCTGTCGGCGTTGCATGTCGGGTTGCTGCGGGGTGAGTTGGGCCGCCGGGAGGTGAAACGGGAAACCAACCAGACCAACATCCGTGCCGAGCTGACCAGTTTTGTCGGCAAGGGCGCCGATGTCACCGCGGTCCGGGGACTCCTCGCCGGGCATCGGCTGGTCACCCTGAATGGGCCGGGTGGCGCCGGGAAGACCAGACTCGCCACGGAGACCTCCCGCACGCTGCTCGGCGAGTTGCCGGATGGGGCCTGGCTGGTGGAGCTCGCCGCTATCGGCACCGACGGTGACGTGGCGCAAGCGACGCTCGCCGCGCTCAGTCTGCGGGATGCGTTCCTCGGCGGGGCGCCGGAGGCAGCGCCGACGGACCGGGTGGTCGCCGCGATCCGGGAGCGGGAGATGTTGCTGATCCTGGACAACTGTGAGCACGTGATCGAGTCCGCGGCGAGCTTCGCCCACCGGGTTCTCGGGGAGTGCCACCGGCTGCGGATTCTCGCGACCAGCCGGGAGCCGCTCGGCATCACCGGTGAGGCACTGTGGTCGGTCGCGCCGTTGGCCCTCCCCGGGGAGGATCTCGAACCCGCCGAGATCGACTCGGTTGCGGCGGTCCGGCTGCTGCGGGACCGGGTCGGCGCGGTGCGCAAGGACCTCGCTACCGACGCCCACACACTGTCGACGATGGCTCGGATCTGCCGGGCGCTGGACGGGATGCCGCTGGCGATCGAGCTCGCGGCGGCCAGGTTGCGCACCATGTCCCTCGTCCAACTCGCCAATCGGCTCGACGACCGGTTCCGGTTACTGACCGGCGGTAGCCGGACCGCGCTGCCGCGGCACCGGACGCTGCGCGCGGTGGTCGACTGGAGCTGGGAGCTGCTCACCGACGCGGAACGGACCGTCCTGCGCCGGCTCTCGGTGTTCGCGGGCGGTGCGAGCCTGGAGGCCGCCGAGCGGGTCTGCCCGGGCGACGTAGTCGAGCCGGATCAGGTGCTCGAGTTGCTGACCGCGCTGACCGACAAGTCGTTGGTGGTGTCCGAGGGGGACCGGGTCCCGCGCTACCGGATGCTGGGCACGATCAAGGAGTACGCCGCGCAGCGGCTCGCGGAGGTCGGGGAGTCCGACCTGGCCCGCCGCGCGCACCTCGCGTACTTCACCGACCTTGCCGAAACCGCTGAGCCGCACCTGCGCCGCGCCGAGCAGCTGGAGTGGCTCGCCACGCTCGCGGCCGACCACGACAACATCGCTGCCGCGATGCGCGGTGCGCTCGAAGCTGGCGAGGCGGCCGGGGCGATGCGGCTCGCCGCGGCCGCGGGCTGGTACTGGTGGCTCGGCGGGCACAAGGCGGAGGGCAACGAGCTGATCATGGCCGCGGTCTCGCTGCCCGGCGAGGTGCCCGATGAGATCCGGGCCGTGGTGTACACGTTCGTCTCGGGATTCCTGAGCTCCGGGCGGGAGAGTGACCAGCACCAGGCGGCGGAGTGGATCCAGCAGGTGTCCGAGATCCGGCAGCGGGTCCAGGTCCGTCACCCGGCGGTGGCACTCATCGCCGCGCTGGCACCCATGTTGCACGGGCCGGACGCCATGTTGTCCGCGTTCGAGCCGGTGCTCACCGACGAGGATCCTTGGGTACGCGCCCTGGCCCGGCTGCAACTCGGCAAGACCCGGATCCAGCTCGGTCACGGCGGCCGGGATGCCGACGCCTACCTCGAAGCGGCGCTGACCGAGTTCCGGGCGCTCGGCGAACGGTGGGGGATGTCCTTCGCCCTGACCGAGTTGGCCGATCGGATCGCCGTGCGCGGCAACCTCACCGGTGCGTGCGAGCACTACGAGCAGGCGATCGCGGTCGTTACCGAGGTCGGTGCCGTCGAGGATGTCGTGCGGTTGCGATCGCGGCAGGCCCAGCTGTACTGGCTCGCGGGAGCCGAGGAGCCGGCTGCTGCCGCCATGGCCGAGGCGCAGCGGACCGCAAGACAGGTCGCCTGGCCGGAGGCGCTGACCGAGCTGGCCCTGTCGAAGGCGGTGCTCGCCCGGTGGAGCGGCGACACCGAGCTGGCACGCCGGCAGCTCGATGTCGCGACCGGGATGCTCGGCGACGGGGCTGACCGGGCGGGCGTCCGTGCGATGCGGCACGACCTGCTCGGTTACCTCGCCGGGGAGCTCGCCGAGTCCCGCGAACACCGAGCCGCGGCAGTCCGGGCGGCGTCCGAGTCGGGGCATCCACTGGCGATCGCCGAGGCGCTGGTCGGGGTCGCGGATCTGGCGCTGCGAGGCGCGCAGTACGAGCAGGCCGCGCGGCTGCTGTCGGCGAGCGACCTGGTGCGAGGGTTGCCCGATCGTTCCCACCCTGACCGCGCCAGGATCGAACGGAGCGCGCGGAGCCGCCTCGGCGACGCTGGGTTCGCCGAGGCGGCTCGGGAAGGGACACAGACGGGCTGGCAGGAGCTGGTCGCGGTTACGCTCGCTTCCTGAAGGTGGCCGAGGCCCAGAGGTAACCGACGAGGCCGATGCCGATGCACCAGGCGACAGCCGTGATCAGGTCGCTGGTGGCGGGGGCGCCGTTCAGTAATCCGCGCAGGGCTTCGATGATTGGCGTGCCGGGCTGGTACTCGGCGAACTGCCGGACTCCCGGCCCCATCATCTCCGCCGGCACGATCGCGCTGCTGAAGAACGGTAGCATGACCAGCGGCAGGGTGGCCATACCGGCGGTCTGGGTGGACTTCGCCGCCAGGCCCAGCGCAACCGTGAGCCAACCCGCCCCGAAACCGAGCAGCACGACGATGCCGGCAACGCCCAGCCAGTCGAGCAGCCCCGCCGCCGGGCGGAACCCCAGCAGGAAGGCCACCCCGATGAGCGCCGCGATGGCGATCAGGTTGGTCAGCACACTGGCGACGACCTGACCTGTGAGCATCGCACCCCGGGAGATGTCCATGACCTTGAACCGGTTGATGATGCCCTTGGTCATGTCGGAGTTCACCGACAACGCCACGGTGCCCAGTCCGTAACAGACGGCCAGCAGCATCAGCCCCGGTGTCACGTAGTCGACGTATTCGACACCGACATTGAACGCATCCCCGAATATGTAGACGAACATCAACATGATGATGACTGGCATCAGGACCGCGTTCAGTACCGTCATCGGATTCCGGGCGATGTGCTTGAAGTTGCGGCGCAACATCACCAGCGAATGGGACTTCACTTCGCGTCCACCTCCACGTTGTGGCCCGTCAGGGCGAGGAAAACGTCATCAAGGTCGGGGGTGTGCACAGACAGTTCGTCGGCGCTGAGCGAATACTCGTCGAGCCGGTCCAGCAGCGCGCGCAGCGACTTGGTGCCGCCATCGCCGGGGACCCGCAGGGTCAGGGCGTCGTCATCCCGCGTGGAGCCGGTGAGGACCCGCGCAGCCTCGTCCAGTTCGGCAGCGGTGGCGAACCGGAGCCGGACGTGGGTCCCGGGGAACTGCCGTTTGAGATCGTCCGGAGTGCCCTGCGCGACCAGGCGGCCCTGGTCGAGCACCGCGATCCGGTCGGCGAGCTGGTCGGCCTCCTCAAGGTACTGGGTGGTGAGGAAGATGGTCACGCCATCGGCGACCAGATCCCGGATGATCGACCACATCGTCCGACGGCTGCGTGGGTCCAGACCAGTCGTCGGCTCGTCCAGGAAGATGATCCGCGGGTTGCCGACCAGGGTCATCGCCAGATCGAGCTTCCGGCGCATGCCTCCGGAGTAGGTCGAGACCGGCTTGCCCGCCGACTCCACCAGGTCGAACCGCTTGGTCAGATCCGCGATGAGCCGCTTGCCCTCCTTCGCGGGCGCCGGACTCAGATCCACCATCAGCTGGAGGTTCTCCTGCCCCGTCAGCAGTTCGTCGACCGCCGCGAACTGTCCGGTGACTCCGATCGCCGCACGCACCGCTTTGGCCTCGGTCGCCACATCATGGCCGGCGACACGTACCGTTCCGCCGTCGGCGGTCAACAACGTCGTCAGGACGTTCACTGTGGTGGTCTTGCCCGCCCCGTTCGGGCCGAGCAGGGAGAAGACCGTACCGGCGCGAACCTCGAGATCGATGCCGTCGAGCACGACCTTGCCCTTGAAGCTCTTTCGCAGTCCGGAGACCGCAATCGCTGAACTCGTCATGCGACCACGGTCATCGGGCGACCGGCCACCGTCCTGACACGCGCCTGACACGGCCACTGACGCGCACGCCACCTGCGGTGTGACCGGTGGCCGACGGAGCTAGGCGGAGTCGCGCCAGACGATCGGGGTCGGCAGGATCACGCCGCCGGGTTCGATCGTCTCGCCTCGCAGTTGGCGTAGCACCAGGTCGGCGGCGCGGCAGCCGATGTCGTTGGCCGGCTGATGGACAGTGGAGAGTGGCGGCTGGGTGCGCCGTGCCCAGGAGCTGTCGTCGAAGCCGACCACCCCGACCTCCGTGGGCACCGGCCAGCCGGCCTCCCGCAGCGCCTCCAGCGCCCCGGCCGCGACCGCGTCCGAGGCGGCGAAGATGCCGTCGAGTGCCGGTTCCCGGCTCAGCAACTCGCGAAGTCCCGTTACTCCGGAGGCGTAGTCGTAGAGCGGGACCTGCGCCACCAGCCGGGGGTCGAACCGGTGGCCAGCAGCCGCTCGGTGATGGCCCGGGCGGAGCCGACCTTGTCGATGCCGACGAAGGGGATGTCGTTGGCTAGGTCGGGTGGATGGCCGACGAAGGTGGCCGGCAGCCCGAGGTCGGTGACCACCCGGGTGATCGGGTCGTGCACCCGGGCCGAGACGATCACCGCTCCATCCACGAAGCCGCCGCTCAGGTAACGGGCGACTCGTTCGGTGTCGCGCGCCGAGTCCACCACCAGGTTGGCGGTGTTGGGGACGGCTTCCGGGCCGCGGTCTCTGGTCAGCAGACCTTGCTGGAGGCGCTGGCGGGGGCTGAGGAGTCCACGATCGACACTCTGCGCTCGCAGGCGATCCCGGTACAGGACTGAGCTGCGGGTCGTCATTGCGTCCCTGACTCCGCTTCCACTCCGGCGCGCATTCCCGCCAGGGTCTGCTCCATCATTGTGGACATCGTGCGTTCGAGAAAGTTGGTGACGAAGGGCCGGAGCAGCGGGGTGGTGGGCTTCATGGAGTATGTCCAGGTGACCCGGGTCTGCTCACCCTCGGCCGCGAAGGCGAACTCCGCTACGCCGTGGCGGACGGCCAGCCGCTGATGGCTGGTGAAGCCCCAGATCATGTAACGGAACCGTGCCGGAGTGTCTTCGAGGACTTCCTCGGCGAGGTAGTGGCCGTCGGCGAACTCCACCCGCCGCCGGTCGCCGGTGCGGTCGCTCGCCGGGTTCCAGTCACCCCAGATGATCGTGGTGCCGATGACCTCTGGAAAGTCGTCGCCGCCTTCGATGAGGTCGTCGAGTTCCCGCGACGGCTCGTTGTTCCAGGAGTGCACTGCGGCGACCGGCGCATCGATGAGGGTCGAGCGGGTAACCGAGACATAGCCGTCGCTGCCGGCCTCGGGTCGTTCGTCGGTGTAGTCGGGCGGGCTACTCGGTGGTGCCAAGAACGACCAGGTGCCAGCGGTCGCGGTGAGTAGGACGACGCCACTGGCAACGAGGGTGATCCGCCACCGGTGGCGGCGGGTAGAGGTCTTGCTCGAGCTCATGACTACTCCGGGATGGTCGGCGTCGGGGCGAGGTCGGCGTGGTTGACGCTGTCAACCTCACGGTAGTCGCTAGGGTTGACGCCGTCAACCAAGTAGTTTTTACGGATGTGTGACACTCGGGACCGGCTGATCAGCGCCGCAGCGGAGCTGCTCGATCAGGGCGGGCCGGCCGGGGTGACGCTGCGTGAGGTCGGCAGGCGGGCCGGGGTCTCCCACAATGCTCCATACAAGCACTTCGCCGACAAGCGAGACCTGCTAGCCGCGATCGCCGCCGCTGAATTGCGTGGCCTGGCCGACCAGATCGCAGCCATCGCCGGTTACGCCGGCACCGCCCGACTTGAGGCCGTAGCGCATACCTATCTGGCCTGGGCCGCCGCCCGGCCCGCTCGATTCAAGCTCACCTTCGGGACCTGGGTCGGCGACCATGGTGAGCTGGGTTCGGCCGCCACGCTCGCGACTACCGCCCTCTACAACGCGGTGCGCCTCGCTCAGACCGAGGATCGTTCACTCCCCAGCGACACCAGCCGGATCGTGTCTCTGTTGTGGGCGCTTGCCCATGGGGCCGTTGACTTGGAAGCCGCCGGTCACCTCCGCAAGCGCGCAGACTCGCCGAGCGCCGACGAGCTGGTCAAGGCCCTGGTCGCGATGCTGCCCTACCTGCCCGCCGGATCGTCGCACCGCGCCGATCCAAGTCGTTGAGGCGCTGGGGCCACCGGCCAGCGGAGAGCACGGTCGTCAGCGGCTTCGGGTGCCTGGTCAGGGCCGGGGGACTCCTCCCGCCCGCTACCAGCGGGCGGGAGGAACGAAGCCGCAGTGCTCCTACCCGCTGGGCAGCAGGGTGGCGACGGACAGCTCGGCTTCGAGGGTGGCTAGTGCTGCTTGTAGGTCCGGAAGTGGGCCGATGTGCTGGCTGGGGGAGGCGGAGCCTTGCGCCTGGCCGGTGCTCTTGAGTAGGTCAGCGACTTGTTGCGTGGTCCAGGGCGGCTCGCCGGTGGCGCGCAGGTACGACTGGATCACGACCACTGCGGTCGTGACGATCGGCCCGGCACCCGAGGTGCCATTGAAGTCATTGGCGTAACGGGTGTTGTGGTCCCCGGAGACACAGTAGAGGCTGCAGTATCCAGTGGTGACGATCGACTCGCCCCAACCTTGCAGATCGAACCGCGGCCCGTGGTTGGAGAAGGCGAGCCGCGACCGGTCAGTGCTCGAACCTGCCCCGACCAAGATCGAACCGGAGTGGTTGTCGGGCCGGAACCACGGCTGCCCAT carries:
- a CDS encoding BTAD domain-containing putative transcriptional regulator, yielding MRIGMLGPFEVRADDGTRADVPGARLRGLLVALALEHGRTVPRPTLVSWIWGENPPTDAANALQRLVSRLRKALPEGAVAGQPGGYRLRVSPDDVDAVRFERLLAQARGEADPRRLREALALWRGAAMQDVGLPQSPAFDAAVARLEALRLTALEDWFDAEISLGRGPELVAELTDLVAEHPLRERLVAALMRALVATGRDTEALLLYERTREVLADTLGVDPSPELSALHVGLLRGELGRREVKRETNQTNIRAELTSFVGKGADVTAVRGLLAGHRLVTLNGPGGAGKTRLATETSRTLLGELPDGAWLVELAAIGTDGDVAQATLAALSLRDAFLGGAPEAAPTDRVVAAIREREMLLILDNCEHVIESAASFAHRVLGECHRLRILATSREPLGITGEALWSVAPLALPGEDLEPAEIDSVAAVRLLRDRVGAVRKDLATDAHTLSTMARICRALDGMPLAIELAAARLRTMSLVQLANRLDDRFRLLTGGSRTALPRHRTLRAVVDWSWELLTDAERTVLRRLSVFAGGASLEAAERVCPGDVVEPDQVLELLTALTDKSLVVSEGDRVPRYRMLGTIKEYAAQRLAEVGESDLARRAHLAYFTDLAETAEPHLRRAEQLEWLATLAADHDNIAAAMRGALEAGEAAGAMRLAAAAGWYWWLGGHKAEGNELIMAAVSLPGEVPDEIRAVVYTFVSGFLSSGRESDQHQAAEWIQQVSEIRQRVQVRHPAVALIAALAPMLHGPDAMLSAFEPVLTDEDPWVRALARLQLGKTRIQLGHGGRDADAYLEAALTEFRALGERWGMSFALTELADRIAVRGNLTGACEHYEQAIAVVTEVGAVEDVVRLRSRQAQLYWLAGAEEPAAAAMAEAQRTARQVAWPEALTELALSKAVLARWSGDTELARRQLDVATGMLGDGADRAGVRAMRHDLLGYLAGELAESREHRAAAVRAASESGHPLAIAEALVGVADLALRGAQYEQAARLLSASDLVRGLPDRSHPDRARIERSARSRLGDAGFAEAAREGTQTGWQELVAVTLAS
- a CDS encoding NAD(P)H-binding protein, with product MGKTVLVTGASGFIGSRLADALVGAGYDVRAMTRHPERYAGPGSAVRGDVADRASLDAALRGVEVAYYLVHSLGSADFEARDAAGARTFAAAAGDAGLERVIYLGGLGADDEQLSAHLRSRREVERILQAGPVPVTALRAAVVVGHGSISWEITRQLVDHLPALVTPQWVRTRTQPIALPDLINYLVGVLEPAEARGQTYEVGGPEVLRYLDMLQRAAQVRGRPLPNLSVPLLTPRLSSAWLALVTDVDLATARNLVDSMTTEAIVREHSIRELLPGEPIGYDEAVRLALADRDRASAS
- a CDS encoding substrate-binding domain-containing protein translates to MAQVPLYDYASGVTGLRELLSREPALDGIFAASDAVAAGALEALREAGWPVPTEVGVVGFDDSSWARRTQPPLSTVHQPANDIGCRAADLVLRQLRGETIEPGGVILPTPIVWRDSA
- a CDS encoding TetR/AcrR family transcriptional regulator; its protein translation is MCDTRDRLISAAAELLDQGGPAGVTLREVGRRAGVSHNAPYKHFADKRDLLAAIAAAELRGLADQIAAIAGYAGTARLEAVAHTYLAWAAARPARFKLTFGTWVGDHGELGSAATLATTALYNAVRLAQTEDRSLPSDTSRIVSLLWALAHGAVDLEAAGHLRKRADSPSADELVKALVAMLPYLPAGSSHRADPSR
- a CDS encoding ABC transporter permease; its protein translation is MLRRNFKHIARNPMTVLNAVLMPVIIMLMFVYIFGDAFNVGVEYVDYVTPGLMLLAVCYGLGTVALSVNSDMTKGIINRFKVMDISRGAMLTGQVVASVLTNLIAIAALIGVAFLLGFRPAAGLLDWLGVAGIVVLLGFGAGWLTVALGLAAKSTQTAGMATLPLVMLPFFSSAIVPAEMMGPGVRQFAEYQPGTPIIEALRGLLNGAPATSDLITAVAWCIGIGLVGYLWASATFRKRA
- a CDS encoding SRPBCC family protein; this encodes MSSSKTSTRRHRWRITLVASGVVLLTATAGTWSFLAPPSSPPDYTDERPEAGSDGYVSVTRSTLIDAPVAAVHSWNNEPSRELDDLIEGGDDFPEVIGTTIIWGDWNPASDRTGDRRRVEFADGHYLAEEVLEDTPARFRYMIWGFTSHQRLAVRHGVAEFAFAAEGEQTRVTWTYSMKPTTPLLRPFVTNFLERTMSTMMEQTLAGMRAGVEAESGTQ
- a CDS encoding ATP-binding cassette domain-containing protein; the protein is MTSSAIAVSGLRKSFKGKVVLDGIDLEVRAGTVFSLLGPNGAGKTTTVNVLTTLLTADGGTVRVAGHDVATEAKAVRAAIGVTGQFAAVDELLTGQENLQLMVDLSPAPAKEGKRLIADLTKRFDLVESAGKPVSTYSGGMRRKLDLAMTLVGNPRIIFLDEPTTGLDPRSRRTMWSIIRDLVADGVTIFLTTQYLEEADQLADRIAVLDQGRLVAQGTPDDLKRQFPGTHVRLRFATAAELDEAARVLTGSTRDDDALTLRVPGDGGTKSLRALLDRLDEYSLSADELSVHTPDLDDVFLALTGHNVEVDAK